A genomic stretch from Cloacibacterium caeni includes:
- a CDS encoding HipA N-terminal domain-containing protein, giving the protein MRQAQVFYQYQLAGLLTENEEGYFFVYESQYLENSNSKPVSLTLPLQKAAFQSKILFPFFDGLIPEGWLLNIAIDNWKINPRDRFGLLLSMCRDCIGCISIIPNEN; this is encoded by the coding sequence ATGAGACAGGCGCAAGTTTTTTATCAATATCAATTGGCAGGACTTCTCACTGAAAATGAAGAGGGGTATTTTTTTGTGTATGAAAGTCAATATCTTGAAAACTCAAATTCCAAACCTGTAAGTTTAACTTTGCCTTTACAAAAGGCTGCTTTTCAAAGTAAGATTTTGTTTCCTTTTTTTGATGGTTTGATTCCTGAAGGATGGTTATTGAATATCGCAATAGACAACTGGAAAATTAATCCGAGAGATCGTTTCGGTTTACTACTTTCTATGTGCAGAGATTGTATAGGTTGTATTTCTATCATTCCAAATGAAAACTAA
- a CDS encoding S41 family peptidase — MKLIPIFFFVITSSFAFGQFNDKKEFKKVTSEILDIIKRKSMVRDSIDWPEFTHEIENEVDNADLSQANFIIYKIIRKLRSYGDNHSIYQDKIETETYYSKKDSISYPTSKLINGNIGLLILPSHLSMNPEENLKYATTLREEIQNLDQNQISGWIIDVRENEGGNMWPMIAGLNPLIQDGIVGFFASNKTITNWYSKSIKPIGVKRMTNNYKCKDLSKKIAVLISDKTASSGEMTAISLLGRENSKTFGNKTAGYTTANAMYKLSNGATLLLAVSYSMDKNKKKYTDGINPDIWIEENEDILGSAVKWLEKSE; from the coding sequence ATGAAACTAATACCAATTTTCTTTTTTGTGATTACTTCATCATTTGCATTTGGTCAATTTAATGATAAAAAAGAATTCAAAAAAGTGACAAGTGAAATCTTAGACATTATTAAAAGAAAATCAATGGTCAGAGATTCTATTGACTGGCCTGAATTTACCCATGAAATTGAAAACGAGGTAGATAACGCAGATTTATCCCAAGCAAATTTTATAATTTATAAGATCATCAGAAAACTAAGAAGCTATGGTGATAATCATTCTATTTATCAAGACAAAATTGAGACTGAGACCTATTATTCAAAAAAAGATTCAATTTCATACCCTACCTCTAAATTAATAAATGGAAATATAGGTCTATTAATTTTACCGTCTCATTTATCAATGAATCCAGAGGAAAATTTAAAATATGCTACTACTCTAAGAGAAGAAATTCAAAATTTGGATCAAAACCAGATTTCAGGTTGGATTATAGATGTAAGAGAAAATGAGGGAGGTAATATGTGGCCAATGATTGCAGGACTCAATCCTTTAATTCAAGATGGAATTGTAGGATTCTTTGCAAGTAATAAAACCATTACAAATTGGTATTCAAAATCAATAAAGCCAATTGGAGTTAAGAGAATGACAAATAATTATAAATGCAAGGATTTAAGCAAAAAAATTGCAGTTTTAATAAGTGACAAAACGGCAAGTAGTGGTGAAATGACAGCAATATCTCTTCTAGGTAGAGAAAATTCAAAAACATTTGGTAATAAAACTGCTGGATACACAACAGCTAATGCAATGTATAAACTGAGTAACGGGGCAACTCTTCTTTTAGCGGTGAGTTATTCAATGGATAAAAATAAAAAAAAATATACCGATGGAATTAATCCAGATATATGGATTGAAGAAAATGAGGATATATTAGGGAGTGCAGTAAAATGGTTAGAAAAATCAGAATAA
- a CDS encoding DNA topoisomerase 3: MKLCIAEKPSVARDIAKVLGATTPKSGYMEGNGYCVTWTFGHLCTLKEPHDYAPEYKAWNLFLLPIIPKNFGIKLINNTGVERQFKVIESLVKECEEVINCGDAGQEGELIQRWVLQKAKCDKPVKRLWISSLTEDAIKEGFEKLKSAEDYKNLYLAGNARAIGDWLLGINATRLFTKKFGGNKAVLSIGRVQTPTLAMLVKRQKEIDAFVQKDYWELKTKYREVFFTAAIDRLQSAERAEKGLEYLKQNLFEIIAFEIKEGKEKNPRLFDLTGLQVEANKKYGFSAESTLNYIQSLYEKKHTTYPRVDTTYLSENLYPKISGILRSMNFYSDLTAPLLEAPIPMSKAVFDDAKVTDHHAIIPTEIPPTSNLTREEKLVYDLVAKRFIAVFYPECKISNTLVEGLVGTINFKASGKQILEPGWRIVYAKDQKETAEKEEKNEEQLIPEFTVGEKGEHEPFVHQGRTSPPKPYTEATLLRAMETAGRQVEDEELRELLKNNGIGRPSTRANIIETLFKRKYIEKKRKNLFATQTGIDLIDTIEDELLKSAELTGEWEQKLRKIEKGEYEAQKFKEELIEMVTQLTKKVIDSKGKVISFQEEKPIKSKTKKKKDNNPGD, translated from the coding sequence ATGAAACTTTGTATTGCAGAAAAACCAAGTGTAGCAAGAGATATCGCTAAAGTTTTGGGAGCTACCACTCCTAAAAGTGGCTATATGGAAGGCAATGGTTACTGCGTAACGTGGACTTTCGGACATCTGTGTACCTTGAAAGAGCCTCACGATTACGCACCCGAATACAAAGCGTGGAATCTCTTCTTACTGCCCATAATTCCTAAAAATTTCGGAATTAAATTAATCAACAATACCGGAGTAGAAAGACAGTTCAAAGTTATAGAATCTTTGGTCAAAGAATGTGAGGAGGTCATCAATTGTGGGGATGCTGGTCAAGAAGGAGAACTCATTCAGCGATGGGTTTTACAAAAAGCCAAATGTGATAAACCTGTAAAAAGACTCTGGATTTCTTCTTTGACGGAAGATGCCATAAAAGAAGGTTTTGAAAAATTAAAATCTGCCGAAGATTACAAAAATCTCTACTTAGCAGGAAACGCCAGAGCAATAGGAGATTGGCTTTTAGGAATTAATGCCACCCGTTTATTCACCAAAAAATTTGGTGGTAACAAAGCCGTTTTATCCATTGGGAGAGTGCAAACACCTACTTTGGCAATGCTCGTGAAACGCCAAAAAGAAATAGACGCCTTCGTGCAAAAAGACTATTGGGAACTCAAAACCAAATACCGAGAAGTGTTTTTCACAGCGGCAATTGACCGTTTACAATCTGCAGAAAGAGCAGAAAAAGGTTTAGAATACCTGAAGCAAAATCTTTTTGAAATCATTGCTTTTGAAATCAAAGAAGGAAAAGAGAAAAATCCACGATTGTTCGACTTAACGGGACTTCAGGTAGAAGCCAATAAAAAATATGGATTTTCTGCAGAAAGCACACTCAATTATATCCAAAGCCTCTACGAGAAAAAACACACCACTTATCCTAGAGTAGATACTACCTACCTTTCGGAGAACTTATATCCAAAAATTTCTGGAATTCTCAGAAGCATGAATTTTTATTCAGACTTAACGGCTCCTCTTTTAGAAGCGCCAATTCCAATGTCAAAAGCCGTTTTTGATGATGCCAAAGTCACAGACCATCATGCGATTATTCCAACGGAAATTCCGCCAACCTCCAATTTGACCAGAGAAGAAAAATTAGTCTATGATTTGGTGGCAAAGCGTTTTATAGCGGTTTTTTATCCAGAATGTAAAATTTCCAATACTTTGGTAGAAGGTCTGGTAGGAACCATCAATTTCAAAGCGTCGGGAAAACAAATTCTCGAGCCAGGTTGGCGCATCGTCTATGCCAAAGACCAAAAAGAAACGGCTGAAAAAGAAGAAAAAAATGAAGAACAACTTATTCCCGAATTTACAGTGGGCGAAAAAGGCGAACACGAACCTTTCGTGCATCAGGGAAGAACTTCTCCGCCAAAACCATATACAGAAGCTACATTGCTAAGAGCCATGGAAACCGCTGGAAGACAAGTGGAAGACGAAGAACTGCGTGAACTTTTGAAAAATAACGGCATCGGTAGACCTTCTACCAGAGCAAACATCATAGAAACACTTTTTAAAAGAAAATACATCGAAAAGAAAAGGAAAAATCTTTTCGCGACTCAAACGGGTATTGATTTAATTGATACCATAGAAGATGAATTGTTAAAAAGTGCCGAACTAACAGGAGAGTGGGAACAAAAACTCAGAAAAATTGAAAAAGGCGAATACGAGGCACAAAAATTCAAAGAAGAACTCATAGAAATGGTAACCCAACTCACCAAAAAAGTTATCGACAGCAAAGGAAAAGTCATCTCTTTTCAAGAAGAAAAACCCATCAAATCCAAAACCAAAAAGAAAAAAGACAACAATCCCGGCGACTGA
- a CDS encoding type II toxin-antitoxin system HipA family toxin has product MFGTNVSPILDFNLKETEEIAKKLVIKSIAVTGVQPKLSLELEKKLKEIPRLTIVGLHGDYIFKPQSQQFAELPENEDLTMHLAELVKIKVAKHSLIRLKSGELGYITKRFDRNKGKKIAVEDFCQLSENLTEHKYRGSVEKIGKLVCQFTENKGFESQRLFELVLFSFLIGNADMHLKNYSLIENALGEYEFSPAYDLLSTVLVIPDDNEESALTINGKKNRIGLKDFNKLANSLNINEKSLQAIYTRFNKVLPKWKDFINQSFLSDEMKTHYTQLITHKFDTLFPKI; this is encoded by the coding sequence ATGTTTGGGACAAACGTTTCACCTATTCTCGATTTTAATCTAAAAGAAACTGAAGAAATCGCCAAAAAATTGGTGATAAAAAGTATAGCGGTTACTGGTGTTCAGCCAAAACTTTCTTTGGAACTGGAAAAAAAATTAAAAGAAATTCCTCGTTTAACGATAGTAGGATTGCATGGGGATTATATTTTCAAGCCTCAATCTCAACAGTTTGCCGAATTGCCAGAAAATGAGGATTTAACAATGCATTTAGCGGAATTGGTGAAAATAAAAGTAGCAAAACATTCTCTTATTAGGCTAAAATCTGGCGAGTTAGGCTATATTACCAAAAGATTTGACAGAAACAAAGGAAAGAAAATAGCGGTAGAAGATTTTTGTCAGTTAAGCGAAAATCTTACAGAACACAAGTACAGAGGCTCTGTAGAAAAAATAGGAAAATTAGTTTGTCAATTCACTGAAAATAAAGGTTTTGAATCTCAACGTTTGTTTGAATTGGTACTTTTTAGTTTTCTCATAGGAAATGCAGATATGCATTTGAAAAACTATTCACTGATTGAAAATGCTTTGGGAGAGTATGAGTTTTCTCCAGCTTATGATTTGTTAAGTACAGTACTTGTCATTCCTGATGATAATGAAGAATCTGCATTAACCATTAACGGTAAGAAAAATAGAATAGGATTAAAGGATTTTAATAAATTAGCCAATTCCTTAAATATTAATGAGAAGTCTTTGCAGGCTATTTACACTCGTTTTAATAAAGTTTTACCAAAATGGAAAGATTTTATTAACCAAAGTTTTCTTTCTGATGAAATGAAAACCCATTATACTCAATTAATCACCCATAAATTTGATACATTATTTCCAAAAATTTAG
- a CDS encoding transcriptional regulator: MKNSLQIEPQVYQELVDFYGQLFDMPPLSAKIYAYLAFDFERKGLCFDELVETFCASKSSISSSINFLLNAELIKSLNKIDERKRYFLINESFINIRFEEIVTRMKREIKILDQLSEFRRTQVNNTEYEKRYSLYKSLLEKNIANIQETLDKL; this comes from the coding sequence ATGAAAAATAGTCTACAAATAGAACCTCAAGTATATCAAGAATTAGTAGATTTCTATGGTCAACTCTTTGATATGCCACCACTTTCTGCTAAAATTTACGCATACCTTGCTTTTGATTTTGAGCGTAAAGGATTATGCTTTGATGAATTGGTAGAAACTTTCTGTGCGAGCAAAAGTTCTATCTCTTCGAGCATTAATTTTTTGCTCAATGCAGAACTCATCAAATCACTCAATAAAATCGATGAAAGAAAGAGATATTTTCTCATCAACGAAAGCTTTATCAACATCAGATTTGAAGAAATTGTGACTCGAATGAAACGAGAGATAAAAATTTTAGACCAATTAAGTGAGTTTAGAAGAACTCAGGTCAATAATACCGAGTACGAAAAACGATACTCACTTTATAAATCCCTTTTAGAAAAAAACATTGCCAATATTCAGGAAACATTAGACAAATTATAA
- a CDS encoding efflux RND transporter periplasmic adaptor subunit, with protein MKNIFLLLILSILSVISCKKQEEKKDGPKPYPVISVETRNVTGYDVYPAAIKGVVNNDVRAKIQGYITQVLVDEGQYVTAGQPLFRLETNMLSENADAAKSGITAAQANVSAARAAVNAAQVEVNKLKPLVEKNIISNVQLQTALANLARAQAQLSQAVASQQQASANYKSVQANINYSIIRAPISGIVGKLPLKVGSLVGPSDATPLTTISDTRSVYAYFSMNEKEYLDFLEKSYGATVPEKIKNLPNVELELANGSLYPEKGRIEVVTGQIDPATGTIQFRVGFPNPSKLLTNGNSGAIRFPKFYDNTLVVPESATYEQQGMVYLFKVEKDTAKNTVIEVQDRINNMVIIKSGVNKGDKVVAAGIGGLKPGTAIIPKPAKFDSIVQSIKPLF; from the coding sequence ATGAAAAATATTTTTTTACTCCTCATCTTATCAATTCTATCAGTCATTTCTTGTAAAAAACAAGAAGAGAAAAAAGACGGTCCAAAACCTTATCCCGTAATCAGTGTAGAAACCAGAAACGTAACAGGATATGATGTCTATCCTGCTGCGATAAAAGGAGTAGTAAATAATGATGTTCGTGCAAAAATTCAAGGATATATTACTCAGGTTTTAGTAGATGAAGGCCAATATGTAACCGCTGGTCAACCGCTGTTCAGACTAGAAACCAACATGCTAAGCGAAAATGCAGATGCTGCAAAATCTGGAATTACGGCGGCACAAGCCAATGTTTCTGCGGCGAGAGCAGCTGTAAATGCAGCGCAAGTAGAAGTAAATAAATTAAAACCTTTGGTGGAAAAAAATATCATCAGCAATGTACAATTGCAGACGGCTTTAGCAAATTTAGCCAGAGCACAAGCGCAACTGTCACAAGCAGTGGCTTCTCAGCAACAAGCATCTGCTAACTATAAGTCAGTACAGGCGAATATCAATTATTCCATCATCAGAGCGCCTATTTCAGGAATTGTAGGAAAACTGCCATTGAAAGTTGGAAGTTTAGTTGGCCCTTCGGATGCTACACCGCTCACTACCATTTCAGATACCCGTTCTGTATATGCATATTTCTCCATGAATGAAAAAGAATATTTAGATTTTTTAGAAAAATCTTACGGAGCTACAGTTCCTGAGAAAATCAAAAATCTACCCAACGTAGAACTGGAATTAGCCAACGGAAGTCTCTATCCAGAAAAAGGAAGAATAGAAGTGGTAACAGGTCAGATTGACCCAGCCACAGGAACCATTCAATTCAGAGTAGGTTTCCCTAATCCTTCTAAATTACTCACCAACGGAAACAGTGGAGCCATCAGATTTCCTAAATTCTATGACAATACTTTAGTGGTTCCAGAAAGTGCTACCTATGAACAGCAAGGTATGGTTTACCTATTCAAAGTAGAAAAAGATACCGCTAAAAATACAGTGATTGAAGTACAGGACAGAATTAATAACATGGTCATCATTAAATCTGGCGTAAACAAAGGTGACAAAGTAGTAGCTGCAGGAATTGGCGGACTAAAACCAGGAACGGCAATTATTCCAAAACCTGCAAAATTTGATAGCATTGTACAATCTATAAAACCGCTTTTCTAA
- a CDS encoding putative signal transducing protein — MGAELPRVLVFEADEMVQIQIVKKKLEDAGIACSVSNKYLNNLLATPTATALKLEVNIQDEQKAFEIIDHYLAEKEN; from the coding sequence ATGGGAGCAGAATTACCAAGAGTTTTGGTATTTGAAGCAGATGAAATGGTTCAAATACAAATCGTGAAAAAGAAATTAGAAGATGCAGGAATCGCTTGTTCAGTAAGCAATAAATACCTTAATAATTTATTGGCTACACCTACTGCTACAGCTTTAAAACTAGAGGTAAACATTCAAGACGAACAAAAAGCTTTTGAAATTATAGACCATTATTTGGCAGAAAAAGAAAACTAA
- a CDS encoding helix-turn-helix transcriptional regulator produces the protein MESKLSLFVKEKRKQLKLTQPELAERAGVGLRFIRELEQGKQTVRLDKVNQVLALFGSEMGVIKKSE, from the coding sequence ATGGAAAGTAAACTTTCACTTTTTGTTAAGGAAAAACGCAAACAATTAAAACTTACTCAGCCAGAACTTGCCGAAAGAGCAGGGGTTGGGTTACGTTTTATTAGGGAGTTAGAACAAGGGAAACAGACGGTTCGCTTAGATAAAGTGAATCAAGTCTTGGCATTGTTCGGAAGTGAAATGGGGGTCATTAAAAAATCTGAATAA
- a CDS encoding amidohydrolase family protein has protein sequence MKKIFFTLYILVSAMVLAQRPNPAPAQKTPIAITNATIHTATGTVLNNASLVFENGKITQINGSVPSNAEVINAQNKHVYPGFILVNNTLGLVEISATNATVDYREANDISPEVRSLISFNTDSHVIPVIRSNGVLLTQPVLKHGTLSCTSSIMQLDAWNWEDAVVATDNVLHLSWPEIFRIDDEKRNKEFQTRRTEKIKELTSLFQRAQQYDNQQVKDYKLNAIKPVFENRKLFVEVAGANETLEVIAWANKLNLRNVVLIGESNLVGVLDDIKKSNFPLIIKRVHSLPVNSSDSPRLPYEFAKLVQDKGILYGLDYSGDMEYQNSRNLPFLAGTTVAYGVEKEKALQSITINLAKMLGIDKNYGTLEVGKSATLFISEGDALDQLTNNVTEAFIEGRKINLDNQQKELYKTYQEKYRLNQ, from the coding sequence ATGAAAAAAATATTTTTCACTTTATATATTTTGGTTTCGGCAATGGTATTGGCACAAAGACCAAATCCTGCACCAGCGCAAAAAACTCCAATTGCCATTACCAATGCCACGATTCATACCGCTACAGGAACGGTTTTAAATAATGCTTCCCTCGTTTTTGAAAACGGGAAAATCACCCAGATTAATGGAAGTGTTCCGAGTAATGCAGAAGTCATCAATGCCCAAAATAAACACGTATATCCGGGTTTTATTTTGGTAAACAATACATTAGGTTTGGTAGAAATTTCCGCAACCAATGCTACAGTAGATTACAGAGAAGCCAATGATATTTCGCCAGAAGTACGTTCGCTCATCTCTTTCAATACAGACTCTCATGTTATTCCCGTGATTAGAAGCAATGGCGTTTTATTGACTCAGCCAGTTCTGAAACACGGCACATTGTCTTGTACCTCTTCCATCATGCAACTAGACGCTTGGAACTGGGAAGATGCGGTGGTAGCTACGGATAATGTTTTGCACCTTTCTTGGCCTGAAATTTTTAGAATTGACGATGAAAAAAGAAACAAAGAATTCCAAACCAGAAGAACAGAAAAAATTAAAGAACTCACTTCACTGTTTCAGAGAGCGCAGCAATATGACAATCAGCAAGTCAAAGATTATAAACTGAACGCCATAAAACCAGTCTTTGAAAATAGAAAACTATTTGTGGAAGTAGCAGGAGCCAATGAAACGCTGGAAGTCATTGCTTGGGCCAATAAATTAAACCTTAGAAATGTAGTTTTGATTGGTGAAAGCAATTTAGTAGGGGTTTTAGATGATATCAAAAAGAGCAATTTTCCACTTATCATCAAGAGAGTTCACAGCTTGCCAGTCAACAGTTCAGATTCTCCTAGATTGCCTTATGAATTTGCAAAATTGGTGCAAGACAAAGGCATTCTCTACGGGTTAGATTACAGTGGAGATATGGAATACCAAAATTCTAGAAATCTTCCGTTTTTGGCTGGAACTACCGTTGCGTATGGTGTAGAAAAAGAGAAAGCCTTACAAAGCATTACCATTAACCTAGCCAAAATGTTGGGAATTGATAAAAACTACGGAACTTTAGAAGTAGGAAAAAGTGCGACACTCTTCATTTCAGAGGGCGATGCACTGGATCAATTGACCAATAATGTGACAGAAGCCTTCATAGAGGGTAGAAAAATTAATCTAGACAATCAGCAGAAAGAACTTTACAAAACATATCAAGAGAAGTATCGATTAAATCAGTAA
- a CDS encoding amidohydrolase family protein, whose product MKKVLSLFSCILFSWMQAQLGYWQNDTTTKDQSIYAIKNITLYQDYKTVITDAVLVIQNGKVVESGKVAIPKNAVVIDGKGKFVYPSFIDLYTNIGVEKSEAKQADSKSIYLPNTTSAAAYNDAVKAYSRAVDQFTNQGKDYEEYLNQGFGTVLSFNQDGIVRGSAVLYNLGNGKPAEKIIKEDAALMLSFDKGSSRQSYPTSLAGSIALLRQFYLDADWYEKGGNAVEKNLNLEAFNKYKKLPTIIETSEKWDVLRADKIGDEALQQFVFMGSGNEYQRAKEMKSTGGFFLLPLEYPKPYQINDALDVENANVAELKHWELAPYNAMFLQKENVDFAFTMNKLKDKSSFLGKIRELYKNGLSKEAILKSLTENPAKIVKSESNLGNLRKGSYANFLLFTEDLFSKDAVLQENWVAGKNFVVNKLLDQDIRGVYQLTINNQNYDLKIAGSLLKPEAKVSQEKKDGKAKLNVSDYKMALELVLPKDSVQNYRILYPLADYKNTNGFALNKQGNKVPYSITFVKNNEAETKKEEQTPKEIGKIWYPFAAFGSEHVPTQKDYIIRNATVWTNTSKGIVKNYDVKTSKGKIVEVGSQLSKGNAEEIDGTNLHLTNGIIDEHTHIGLSRGVNEAGSNSSAEVRMSDVINPDDVNFYRQIVGGVTSAQQLHGSANPIGGQSSIVKFAWGENAENMKFPNAPQFIKFALGENVKQSNWGNNPNRFPQSRGGVEQTFDFWFTRALEYEKEKQTNKNYRKDLRLETHLEILKSKRYITCHSYVQSEINMFMKIADKFNFKVNTFTHILEGYKVADKMKTHGANASTFSDWWGYKEEVREAIPYNAAILLKSGVNTAINSDDAEMARRLNQEAGKLVKYGNISQEEAWKTVTLNPAKMLKLDHKLGTVEAGKDADLVLWTDNPLSIYATVNKTFVDGKLIFDAQKQAEKDEMVKNEKNRIIQKMLFSDDAKKGNTQSVKTEQKKLYHCDTLEEDFHQH is encoded by the coding sequence ATGAAGAAAGTATTGAGTCTCTTTTCTTGCATTCTTTTCAGTTGGATGCAAGCACAATTAGGGTATTGGCAAAATGATACCACTACCAAAGATCAAAGCATTTATGCAATTAAAAACATCACCTTGTATCAGGATTACAAAACAGTGATTACAGATGCTGTTTTGGTGATTCAGAACGGCAAAGTGGTAGAATCTGGTAAAGTGGCAATCCCAAAAAATGCCGTGGTAATTGATGGAAAAGGAAAGTTTGTCTATCCTTCATTTATTGATTTGTATACCAATATCGGGGTAGAAAAATCTGAAGCGAAACAAGCGGATTCCAAAAGCATCTACCTTCCGAATACAACTTCTGCAGCGGCGTACAATGATGCTGTAAAAGCCTATTCTAGAGCTGTAGATCAATTCACCAATCAAGGAAAAGACTACGAAGAATACTTAAATCAAGGTTTCGGAACGGTGTTAAGTTTCAACCAAGATGGAATCGTGAGAGGTTCTGCGGTGCTGTACAATTTAGGAAACGGAAAACCTGCAGAAAAAATCATCAAAGAAGATGCAGCTTTAATGCTTTCTTTTGACAAAGGCAGTTCTAGACAGTCTTATCCTACTTCTTTGGCGGGTTCTATTGCCTTGTTGAGGCAGTTTTATTTAGATGCAGACTGGTATGAAAAAGGAGGAAATGCAGTAGAAAAAAATCTAAACTTAGAAGCTTTTAATAAATATAAAAAATTACCAACCATCATCGAAACTTCTGAAAAGTGGGATGTGTTGAGAGCGGATAAAATTGGGGACGAAGCCCTACAACAATTCGTTTTTATGGGTTCTGGAAATGAATACCAAAGAGCCAAAGAAATGAAATCTACAGGTGGTTTCTTTTTATTGCCTTTAGAATATCCGAAACCGTATCAGATTAATGATGCTTTAGATGTGGAAAATGCCAATGTTGCTGAATTAAAGCATTGGGAATTAGCGCCTTATAATGCAATGTTTCTTCAAAAAGAAAATGTAGACTTTGCCTTCACGATGAACAAGTTGAAAGACAAATCTTCATTCTTAGGAAAAATAAGAGAACTCTATAAAAATGGGTTATCTAAAGAAGCGATTCTGAAATCTTTGACCGAAAATCCTGCAAAAATTGTAAAATCTGAATCAAATTTGGGGAATTTAAGAAAGGGAAGTTATGCTAATTTCTTATTATTTACTGAAGATTTATTCAGCAAAGATGCCGTTTTACAGGAAAATTGGGTGGCAGGTAAAAATTTCGTAGTCAATAAATTATTAGACCAAGACATTAGAGGAGTGTATCAACTCACCATTAATAATCAAAACTATGATTTAAAAATTGCAGGTTCACTTCTGAAGCCAGAAGCCAAAGTAAGTCAGGAGAAAAAAGACGGAAAAGCAAAACTAAACGTGAGCGACTATAAAATGGCTCTGGAACTGGTTTTACCAAAAGATTCTGTACAGAATTATAGAATTCTTTATCCGCTTGCAGACTATAAAAACACCAATGGTTTTGCCCTGAACAAACAAGGTAACAAAGTGCCTTACAGCATCACCTTTGTAAAAAATAATGAAGCTGAAACCAAAAAAGAAGAACAAACACCAAAAGAAATCGGTAAAATTTGGTATCCTTTTGCAGCTTTTGGAAGCGAACATGTACCGACTCAAAAAGACTATATCATTAGAAATGCTACGGTTTGGACCAATACCTCAAAAGGAATTGTAAAAAATTACGATGTCAAAACTTCTAAAGGAAAAATCGTAGAAGTAGGAAGTCAATTAAGCAAAGGAAACGCCGAAGAAATTGACGGAACCAACTTACATTTAACCAATGGAATTATCGATGAACACACGCATATCGGACTTTCGAGAGGCGTAAATGAAGCGGGAAGCAATTCTTCTGCGGAGGTGAGAATGAGCGATGTCATCAATCCTGATGATGTGAATTTCTACAGACAAATTGTAGGAGGTGTAACTTCGGCACAACAATTACACGGTTCTGCGAATCCTATTGGCGGACAGTCTTCCATTGTAAAATTTGCTTGGGGAGAAAATGCCGAAAATATGAAATTCCCAAATGCACCTCAGTTCATCAAATTTGCTTTGGGAGAAAACGTAAAACAATCGAATTGGGGCAATAACCCTAATCGTTTTCCTCAGTCGAGAGGTGGAGTAGAACAAACATTTGACTTTTGGTTCACCAGAGCTTTAGAATACGAAAAAGAAAAGCAAACCAATAAAAATTACAGAAAAGATTTAAGACTAGAAACGCATTTAGAAATTTTAAAATCTAAACGCTATATCACGTGTCACTCTTATGTGCAAAGCGAAATCAACATGTTTATGAAAATTGCAGATAAATTTAATTTCAAAGTAAACACATTCACGCACATTTTAGAAGGCTACAAAGTGGCAGACAAGATGAAAACGCACGGAGCAAATGCTTCTACATTCTCAGATTGGTGGGGTTACAAAGAGGAAGTAAGAGAAGCGATTCCTTACAATGCAGCGATTTTATTAAAATCTGGGGTGAATACAGCCATCAATTCAGATGATGCAGAAATGGCAAGAAGACTGAATCAGGAAGCAGGAAAATTAGTAAAATACGGAAACATTTCTCAAGAAGAAGCTTGGAAAACCGTTACCCTTAATCCTGCCAAAATGCTGAAACTAGACCATAAATTAGGAACAGTAGAAGCGGGTAAAGATGCTGATTTGGTATTGTGGACAGACAATCCATTGAGTATTTATGCCACAGTAAACAAAACTTTTGTAGACGGAAAATTGATTTTTGATGCTCAAAAACAAGCCGAAAAAGATGAAATGGTGAAGAACGAGAAAAACAGAATTATTCAAAAAATGCTCTTCTCTGACGATGCCAAAAAAGGAAATACCCAGTCGGTAAAAACAGAGCAAAAGAAATTGTACCACTGTGACACTTTAGAAGAAGATTTTCATCAACACTAA